From the Manihot esculenta cultivar AM560-2 chromosome 3, M.esculenta_v8, whole genome shotgun sequence genome, one window contains:
- the LOC110611617 gene encoding LOW QUALITY PROTEIN: peptidyl-prolyl cis-trans isomerase CYP57 (The sequence of the model RefSeq protein was modified relative to this genomic sequence to represent the inferred CDS: substituted 1 base at 1 genomic stop codon) — MSLRLSSMQNSAEAKATRDLQLSVRGALSSKKDASKKDLDPELSNSDDDDDDEANFDARMLQQILRRRMDLGDLSSKQKKDGSTSPTGRQISAPRYTAESIDDDQPRVEKLSLKKKGIGSEARAERMAKADVDLQLFSEAEQGRLLQKQKKRRIQGHEDEVLGKLEKFKKAISGNVVAANTXSGGAYKEDLSDWSSVRLNFAPEPGKDRMSRKDDPNDYVVHDPLLEKGKEKFNRMQAKQKRREREWAGKSLT, encoded by the exons ATGTCCTTGAGACTTTCTTCAATGCAGAACTCAGCTGAAGCCAAAGCAACCAGGGATCTGCAGTTATCCGTGAGAGGGGCATTAAGCTCTAAGAAGGACGCATCAAAGAAAGATTTAGATCCTGAACTTTCTAatagtgatgatgatgatgatgatgaggcCAACTTTGATGCACGAATGCTCCAACAAATACTCAGAAGAAGAATGGACCTGGGAGATCTCTCATCTAAGCAAAAGAAAGATG GAAGCACTAGCCCAACAGGTCGTCAAATTTCTGCCCCAAG GTATACTGCTGAAAGCATTGACGATGACCAGCCAAGGGTGGAAAAGCTGTCGCTGAAGAAAAAGGGAATAGGATCTGAAGCCAGGGCAGAGCGCATGGCTAAGGCAGATGTAGATTTACAGTTATTCAGCGAAGCTGAACAAGGAAGACTGTTGCAAAAACAGAAGAAGCGCAGAATTCAAGGACATGAGGATGAG GTTTTAGGAAAACTTGAGAAGTTTAAGAAGGCAATTTCTGGAAACGTAGTTGCCGCAAACACCTAGTCCGGAGGTGCTTATAAAGAGGATTTGTCTGACTGGAGTAGTGTCCGCCTAAACTTTGCACCTGAACCTGGCAAG GATCGTATGTCTCGCAAAGACGACCCAAATGACTATGTTGTGCATGATCCCCTTTTGgagaaaggaaaagagaaaTTCAACCGAATGCAAGCCAAGCAAAAAAGACGAGAACGAGAATGGGCTGGCAAATCTCTCACTTAG
- the LOC110610563 gene encoding uncharacterized protein LOC110610563 — MAQVKETIPLYRARSETMVSLKDGKQTTRHARFLKPCVDSVDQAVKVPNTPLLSEIFSHSSTEWPSKVVFKSWVRPHKQWEEWIDNLGGKYGAIWNQSNICNSISSSRYEICCNRDLILALAEFWCSETNTFVFPWGEATITLEDVMVIGGFPVTGEPVASPLTGELVKIEEAMEEKRKELQKNRAKKTTHFAWMRHFMEIETEIEHVAFLALWLSRYVFPSSPRDTLRKEVFPIAIRLAIGKKMALAPAVLASLYRNLSLLREQAAASQEAVIVSGPLQLLQLWAFEHFPLLGPKSPKALNRGEPWAARWHKLNPKISLPLIRSALKLAENFCWRPYVDSNLDTWLQLPNHKIAGDRMISSSSDEDLQSYLRCSVATELVGLGCREQYLPHRVAMQLGMDQDLPGDHSSLELAEKNIVVFIPGRSFKPGVSKRYFNWWNESKSIREDALKDVLKNCRTARLSPTFHCKISYSSSGREEVSHGSVTSKCDQSSSGGTGNDEASESAWAGNNKDGCNIKYEMGIKEKRHTTYRFISSPKIKETVSQAFSDDDDDDKVPISTIMRSRLAAAKATIIPEVDSQKQSENVEPATLKGSNISGKRKFCEVQEKSCVTGSNKETKEVKKEPIDLELLFYIDNASEYNECSKVSEVSLRFKNRKIKTAGGSFDDPIYVDDCVGTSTSKAQKIGLEERVQNLEKLWGI; from the coding sequence ATGGCACAAGTGAAAGAGACGATTCCCCTTTATAGAGCAAGGTCTGAAACTATGGTGTCTTTGAAAGATGGGAAGCAGACAACCAGGCATGCTAGATTCCTCAAACCGTGTGTTGATAGTGTCGATCAAGCTGTTAAGGTTCCAAACACTCCCTTGTTGTCTGAAATTTTCTCTCATAGTAGCACAGAATGGCCTTCAAAGGTTGTTTTTAAGAGCTGGGTAAGACCCCATAAGCAATGGGAGGAATGGATTGATAACTTGGGAGGGAAGTATGGGGCTATTTGGAATCAAAGCAATATCTGCAATTCCATCTCGAGCTCTAGATATGAGATTTGTTGTAATCGCGATTTGATACTTGCATTAGCAGAGTTTTGGTGCTCAGAGACCAACACTTTTGTTTTTCCATGGGGGGAAGCTACAATCACCCTTGAAGATGTTATGGTAATTGGTGGCTTTCCAGTCACCGGAGAGCCTGTGGCAAGTCCTCTGACAGGAGAGTTAGTGAAGATAGAAGAAGCAATGGAAGAAAAGCGAAAGGAATTGCAAAAGAACAGGGCAAAGAAAACAACCCACTTCGCTTGGATGAGACATTTCATGGAGATTGAAACTGAAATTGAACATGTGGCTTTCTTGGCTCTGTGGCTGTCGAGGTATGTGTTTCCTTCATCGCCGAGGGATACCCTGAGAAAGGAAGTTTTTCCTATAGCAATCCGTCTAGCTATAGGGAAAAAGATGGCACTTGCCCCAGCAGTTTTGGCAAGCCTCTATAGGAACCTGAGTTTGTTAAGGGAACAAGCAGCTGCTTCTCAGGAAGCAGTAATTGTTTCAGGACCATTGCAATTACTGCAGCTATGGGCATTTGAGCATTTCCCACTTCTGGGACCAAAATCTCCTAAAGCACTTAATCGTGGTGAGCCCTGGGCTGCTAGATGGCATAAGCTGAATCCTAAAATCAGTCTCCCATTGATTAGATCAGCTCTAAAATTGGCTGAAAATTTTTGTTGGCGTCCATATGTTGATAGTAATCTGGACACCTGGCTACAACTTCCCAACCATAAAATAGCCGGAGATCGGATGATTTCATCGAGTTCAGATGAGGACTTGCAGTCTTATCTTAGGTGCTCAGTTGCTACGGAGCTGGTGGGATTAGGTTGCAGAGAACAGTATCTGCCACACCGGGTGGCAATGCAATTAGGAATGGATCAGGATCTTCCTGGTGATCACTCTAGTTTGGAGCTTGCAGAGAAAAATATTGTTGTCTTCATTCCAGGAAGATCTTTCAAGCCTGGTGTTTCAAAGAGGTATTTTAATTGGTGGAATGAATCGAAATCGATTCGTGAAGATGCACTTAAGGATGTATTGAAGAATTGCAGGACTGCGAGATTATCACCCACTTTTCATTGCAAGATTTCATACTCGTCATCCGGTCGAGAGGAGGTGAGCCATGGCTCGGTTACTTCAAAATGTGATCAAAGTAGTTCTGGTGGAACAGGAAATGATGAAGCATCAGAATCAGCTTGGGCAGGAAACAATAAGGATGGCTGCAATATTAAGTATGAGATGGGGATTAAAGAAAAGCGCCACACCACTTACCGTTTTATTTCTTCTCCCAAGATCAAGGAAACAGTGTCTCAAGCTTTTAGCGACGACGACGATGACGACAAAGTTCCTATTTCAACAATAATGAGATCTCGTCTTGCTGCTGCAAAAGCAACCATCATTCCTGAAGTTGATTCACAGAAACAATCTGAAAATGTTGAACCTGCAACTTTGAAGGGATCCAATATCAGtgggaaaagaaaattttgcgAAGTGCAGGAAAAATCCTGCGTTACGGGTTCTAACAAGGAAACTAAAGAAGTGAAGAAAGAGCCCATTGATTTAGAACTTCTGTTTTATATCGATAATGCAAGTGAGTACAATGAATGCAGCAAAGTATCTGAAGTATCACTTagatttaaaaatagaaagataaAAACAGCAGGAGGTTCTTTTGATGATCCTATATATGTTGATGACTGCGTTGGGACTTCTACAAGCAAAGCTCAGAAAATTGGGCTAGAGGAAAGGGTTCAGAACCTGGAGAAACTGTGGGGAATATGA